A single region of the Zootoca vivipara chromosome 2, rZooViv1.1, whole genome shotgun sequence genome encodes:
- the LOC118080101 gene encoding olfactory receptor 2G3-like yields MYREALWEEGNQSYEGEFILLGVADRPRLEMLLFGLVLMCYTMTLLGNTTIIVVSRLDPHLHTPMYFFLTNLSFLDLCFTTSLGPWMLVSFWKKNKSISYGGCVAELYISLALGSTECVLLAVMAYDRYAAVCHPLRYTTIMSHSLCFKMAAIAWLFGSGNSLVHTVMTLRLPRCRENRIDNFFCEVPALIKLACVDTSFNEALLVGFSAVFLIVPLGLIMVSYSYVVVAVLRIRSAEGRQKAFSTCASHLIVVSLFYGTATFSYVQPASNYSRDQGKMVSLFYTFVVTMLNPLIYTLRNKEVHKALSRLTKRT; encoded by the coding sequence ATGTACAGGGAAGCATTGTGGGAAGAAGGCAATCAGAGCTATGAAGGAGAATTCATCTTACTGGGAGTGGCTGACCGCCCACGCTTGGAGATGTTGCTCTTTGGCCTTGTCCTGATGTGCTACACGATGACCTTGCTGGGCAACACAACCATCATTGTGGTGTCGCGGCTGGACCCCCATCTCCACacccccatgtatttcttcctcacCAATCTCTCCTTCCTTGATCTTTGCTTCACCACCAGCCTCGGACCATGGATGCTGGTGAGCTTCTGGAAGAAAAACAAGTCCATCTCCTATGGCGGCTGTGTGGCTGAGTTGTACATCTCCCTTGCTCTGGGCTccacagaatgtgtccttttggcTGTCATGGCCTACGACCGATATGCTGCAGTCTGTCATCCGCTGCGCTACACTACCATTATGAGCCACTCTTtatgtttcaaaatggctgccatcgcCTGGCTTTTTGGCTCCGGTAATTCACTAGTGCACACAGTGATGACTCTTCGGCTCCCACGGTGTAGAGAGAACCGAATAGACAATTTTTTCTGTGAGGTTCCAGCCTTAATCAAACTGGCCTGTGTTGACACCTCCTTCAATGAGGCTTTGCTTGTTGGTTTTAGTGCAGTGTTCCTTATAGTACCACTAGGCCTCATTATGGTCTCTTATAGCTACGTTGTGGTTGCTGTGTTGAGGATCCGCTCAGCGGAgggcaggcagaaggccttcagcACCTGTGCTTCCCACTTGATTGTGGTGTCGCTCTTTTATGGGACGGCCACCTTCAGCTACGTTCAGCCCGCGTCCAACTACTCCCGCGATCAGGGCAAGATGGTTTCCCTTTTCTATACATTTGTTGTCACCATGCTCAATCCCTTAATCTATACCCTGAGGAACAAAGAGGTACACAAAGCTCTGAGCAGACTGACAAAGAGAACTTAA